From a region of the Coffea arabica cultivar ET-39 chromosome 3e, Coffea Arabica ET-39 HiFi, whole genome shotgun sequence genome:
- the LOC113738139 gene encoding uncharacterized protein isoform X2: MIVGPGVLGRLVAEKWREEHPGCQIFGQTVTSDHHAELIEMGIKPSVKGTQVPHKFPYVIFCAPPSQTSDYAGDIREAASNWSGEGSFLFTSSSAPYDCNDNGSCDEDSPAVPIGRSPRTDVLLKAEKVVLEAGGCVVRLAGLYKADRGAHVYWLSKGTSDVHPDHILNLIHYEDAASLSVVILKKKLRSRIFLGCDNHPLSRREVMDLVERSGKFSKKFQGFTGTSDPLGKKLNNSKTRAELGWEPKYPSFAQFLGVS, encoded by the exons ATGATTGTTGGACCAGGTGTTTTAGGGCGCTTAGTGGCTGAAAAATGGAGAGAG GAACACCCCGGGTGTCAAATTTTTGGGCAGACAGTTACTTCAGATCACCATGCCGAATTGATTGAAATGGGGATCAAGCCATCAGTGAAAGGGACACAAGTGCCTCATAAATTTCCTTATGTTATATTTTGTGCTCCTCCATCTCAGACTTCAGACTATGCTGGTGATATCAG GGAAGCTGCATCTAACTGGAGTGGGGAAGGTTCATTTCTTTTTACTTCAAGCTCTGCTCCCTATGACTGCAATGACAATGGATCATGTGATGAG GATAGCCCTGCAGTTCCAATTGGAAGGAGCCCCAGGACAGATGTTCTTCTCAAAGCTGAGAAAGTGGTGCTGGAAGCCGGTGGCTGTGTTGTTAGATTAGCTGGACTCTACA AAGCAGATAGAGGTGCACATGTCTATTGGTTGAGCAAAGGGACTTCTGACGTACATCCAGATCACATCCTCAATCTTATACACTATGAG GATGCAGCGTCACTTTCTGTTGTCATCTTGAAGAAGAAACTTCGCAGTCGTATCTTTTTGGGCTGTGACAATCATCCCTTATCCAG GCGGGAAGTGATGGATTTGGTAGAAAGAAGTGGAAAGTTCAGCAAAAAATTTCAGGGCTTCACAG GAACCAGCGATCCTTTAGGGAAGAaattaaataattcaaaaactCGTGCAGAATTAGGATGGGAACCAAAATATCCCAGCTTTGCCCAATTCCTTGGGGTCTCCTGA
- the LOC113738139 gene encoding uncharacterized protein isoform X1, with protein sequence MSMVSQDCFSNNAAAVASLVLPHSQSPNPRSNSTTFFHDFKAICLSVSRKFPSFTTSRLNRNRHFSSFPILMASVGAPSETLEASSSGIVGANDLMIVGPGVLGRLVAEKWREEHPGCQIFGQTVTSDHHAELIEMGIKPSVKGTQVPHKFPYVIFCAPPSQTSDYAGDIREAASNWSGEGSFLFTSSSAPYDCNDNGSCDEDSPAVPIGRSPRTDVLLKAEKVVLEAGGCVVRLAGLYKADRGAHVYWLSKGTSDVHPDHILNLIHYEDAASLSVVILKKKLRSRIFLGCDNHPLSRREVMDLVERSGKFSKKFQGFTGTSDPLGKKLNNSKTRAELGWEPKYPSFAQFLGVS encoded by the exons ATGTCAATGGTCAGCCAAGATTGCTTCTCCAACAATGCTGCTGCTGTTGCTTCTCTAGTCCTGCCGCATTCCCAATCCCCAAACCCACGCTCCAATTCCACTACTTTCTTCCATGACTTCAAGGCCATTTGTCTCTCAGTTTCTAGGAAATTCCCCAGCTTCACCACTTCTCGCCTCAACCGAAACCGTCATTTCTCATCATTTCCAATTTTAATGGCCTCCGTAG GTGCACCAAGTGAAACATTGGAGGCTTCATCCTCAGGAATTGTTGGAGCCAATGACTTGATGATTGTTGGACCAGGTGTTTTAGGGCGCTTAGTGGCTGAAAAATGGAGAGAG GAACACCCCGGGTGTCAAATTTTTGGGCAGACAGTTACTTCAGATCACCATGCCGAATTGATTGAAATGGGGATCAAGCCATCAGTGAAAGGGACACAAGTGCCTCATAAATTTCCTTATGTTATATTTTGTGCTCCTCCATCTCAGACTTCAGACTATGCTGGTGATATCAG GGAAGCTGCATCTAACTGGAGTGGGGAAGGTTCATTTCTTTTTACTTCAAGCTCTGCTCCCTATGACTGCAATGACAATGGATCATGTGATGAG GATAGCCCTGCAGTTCCAATTGGAAGGAGCCCCAGGACAGATGTTCTTCTCAAAGCTGAGAAAGTGGTGCTGGAAGCCGGTGGCTGTGTTGTTAGATTAGCTGGACTCTACA AAGCAGATAGAGGTGCACATGTCTATTGGTTGAGCAAAGGGACTTCTGACGTACATCCAGATCACATCCTCAATCTTATACACTATGAG GATGCAGCGTCACTTTCTGTTGTCATCTTGAAGAAGAAACTTCGCAGTCGTATCTTTTTGGGCTGTGACAATCATCCCTTATCCAG GCGGGAAGTGATGGATTTGGTAGAAAGAAGTGGAAAGTTCAGCAAAAAATTTCAGGGCTTCACAG GAACCAGCGATCCTTTAGGGAAGAaattaaataattcaaaaactCGTGCAGAATTAGGATGGGAACCAAAATATCCCAGCTTTGCCCAATTCCTTGGGGTCTCCTGA
- the LOC113736455 gene encoding uncharacterized protein isoform X2 yields the protein MNSSASLQNSLPDDIALKIALSLQVSDVCSLGSCSRFWRELCGSDHVWEALYRDRWPAIDLGEESSADENGNHHLHQQLDLNLMFGFKDVQMFFLRPNINVLFNLIGLHYCFSKLDLPAECVAEALSMCRISERQVCVRWWKLGRWFYGFRLRDESLSRNVTLGDLATSKEEEVLGVLHRGAIHEVLRVQISAAKPECTPW from the exons ATGAATTCATCAGCCAGTCTTCAAAATTCGCTTCCCGATGATATTGCCCTCAAAATTGCTTTGTCGCTTcag GTATCAGATGTTTGTTCACTGGGCAGTTGCTCAAGGTTCTGGCGCGAGCTATGTGGGTCTGATCATGTCTGGGAGGCTCTGTACAGAGATAGATGGCCTGCAATTGATTTAGGTGAGGAATCTTCAGCTGATGAGAACGgaaatcatcatcttcatcaacaGTTGGACCTCAATTTAATG TTTGGATTTAAGGACGTCCAGATGTTTTTTCTCAGACCAAACATCAATGTGCTTTTCAACTTGATTGGCTTGCATTATTGCTTCAGTAAGCTTGACTTGCCG GCTGAGTGTGTTGCAGAAGCACTAAGCATGTGCAGGATTTCAGAAAGGCAAGTATGTGTCAGATGGTGGAAGCTTGGTAGATGGTTCTATGGCTTTCGCCTGAGGGATGAATCACTTTCTCGTAATGTTACTTTAGGAGATCTTGCAACatccaaagaagaagaagttcTCGGGGTGCTTCATCGAGGTGCAATTCATGAGGTATTGCGTGTTCAGATCTCGGCTGCAAAACCTGAATGCACTCCCTGGTAA
- the LOC113736608 gene encoding divinyl chlorophyllide a 8-vinyl-reductase, chloroplastic, with amino-acid sequence MSICAAYNGLALHSPKAESFSRLISSNFINRIQVRPAPYSPSLHLSGHFKFGKERCHLISASATPTVESSKTSFRSKNPEDISVLVVGSTGYIGNFVVKEFVKRGFNVIAIARERSGIRGRNDKDKTSEMLNGANVCYSDVTQLDVLEKSLAERVASVDVVVSCLASRNGGVKDSWKIDYEATKNSLVAGRKFGASHFVLLSAICVQKPLLEFQRAKLKFEAELMKEAEQDAGFTYSIVRPTAFFKSLGGQVDLVKDGKPYVMFGDGKLCACKPISEPDLASFIADCVLSENKINQILPIGGPGKALTPLEQGQILFRLLGKEPKFLKVPIEIMDFAIGVLDFLVKIFPSLEDAAEFGKIGRYYAAESMLVRDPETGEYSAEKTPSYGKDTLEEFFDKVLREGMAGQELGEQTIF; translated from the coding sequence ATGTCCATTTGTGCAGCTTATAATGGACTCGCACTGCACTCGCCAAAAGCAGAAAGCTTCAGCAGACTCATTTCTTCTAATTTTATCAATCGTATTCAGGTAAGACCAGCCCCTTATTCTCCTTCTTTACATTTATCAGGACACTTTAAATTTGGTAAAGAAAGATGTCATCTGATATCAGCTTCAGCTACACCAACCGTTGAAAGTTCCAAAACTTCATTCAGGAGCAAAAACCCAGAAGATATTAGTGTTCTGGTTGTGGGTTCAACTGGCTACATTGGGAATTTTGTAGTTAAAGAGTTTGTCAAAAGAGGCTTCAATGTCATCGCCATTGCTAGGGAAAGAAGTGGCATTAGAGGTCGGAATGATAAAGATAAGACCTCGGAAATGTTAAATGGAGCTAACGTATGCTACTCAGACGTAACTCAGTTGGATGTTTTGGAGAAGAGTTTAGCAGAAAGAGTGGCTTCAGTTGATGTTGTTGTGTCTTGCCTTGCTAGTCGAAACGGTGGCGTGAAGGACTCGTGGAAGATTGATTATGAAGCCACAAAGAATAGTCTTGTTGCTGGCAGGAAATTTGGGGCTTCACATTTTGTTTTGCTATCTGCAATCTGCGTGCAAAAACCCCTCCTTGAATTTCAAAgagcaaagctgaaatttgaagcTGAATTAATGAAAGAAGCAGAACAGGATGCTGGATTTACCTATAGTATTGTAAGACCAACAGCATTCTTCAAGAGCCTTGGAGGACaggttgatttggtgaaagaTGGAAAGCCGTATGTGATGTTTGGGGATGGAAAGTTGTGTGCTTGCAAGCCAATCAGCGAGCCTGATTTGGCCTCATTCATTGCGGATTGCGTATTGAGCGAGAACAAGATTAATCAGATTCTGCCAATTGGAGGACCTGGGAAGGCTTTGACGCCGCTGGAGCAGGGGCAGATTTTGTTCAGACTGTTAGGGAAAGAGCCCAAGTTCCTGAAAGTGCCAATTGAGATAATGGACTTTGCCATTGGTGTTCTTGATTTCCTCGTCAAAATATTTCCTTCGCTGGAAGATGCAGCTGAGTTTGGGAAGATCGGTCGGTACTATGCCGCTGAAAGCATGCTGGTGAGGGATCCTGAAACTGGAGAATACAGTGCTGAGAAAACACCAAGTTATGGAAAGGACACCTTGGAAGAATTCTTTGACAAGGTCCTCAGAGAAGGAATGGCCGGTCAGGAACTAGGCGAGCAGACCATTTTTTAG
- the LOC113736455 gene encoding uncharacterized protein isoform X1 has translation MNSSASLQNSLPDDIALKIALSLQVSDVCSLGSCSRFWRELCGSDHVWEALYRDRWPAIDLGEESSADENGNHHLHQQLDLNLMGWRGLYAHKHNEMARKAASIFNYVERCLAFEAIEVGYYLKAVEDLSAMQFGFKDVQMFFLRPNINVLFNLIGLHYCFSKLDLPAECVAEALSMCRISERQVCVRWWKLGRWFYGFRLRDESLSRNVTLGDLATSKEEEVLGVLHRGAIHEVLRVQISAAKPECTPW, from the exons ATGAATTCATCAGCCAGTCTTCAAAATTCGCTTCCCGATGATATTGCCCTCAAAATTGCTTTGTCGCTTcag GTATCAGATGTTTGTTCACTGGGCAGTTGCTCAAGGTTCTGGCGCGAGCTATGTGGGTCTGATCATGTCTGGGAGGCTCTGTACAGAGATAGATGGCCTGCAATTGATTTAGGTGAGGAATCTTCAGCTGATGAGAACGgaaatcatcatcttcatcaacaGTTGGACCTCAATTTAATG GGATGGAGGGGGTTGTACGCACATAAGCACAATGAGATGGCACGGAAAGCTGCCTCTATATTTAATTATGTGGAAAGATGTTTAGCATTTGAAGCAATTGAGGTTGGATATTACTTAAAAGCAGTTGAAGACCTATCTGCAATGCAGTTTGGATTTAAGGACGTCCAGATGTTTTTTCTCAGACCAAACATCAATGTGCTTTTCAACTTGATTGGCTTGCATTATTGCTTCAGTAAGCTTGACTTGCCG GCTGAGTGTGTTGCAGAAGCACTAAGCATGTGCAGGATTTCAGAAAGGCAAGTATGTGTCAGATGGTGGAAGCTTGGTAGATGGTTCTATGGCTTTCGCCTGAGGGATGAATCACTTTCTCGTAATGTTACTTTAGGAGATCTTGCAACatccaaagaagaagaagttcTCGGGGTGCTTCATCGAGGTGCAATTCATGAGGTATTGCGTGTTCAGATCTCGGCTGCAAAACCTGAATGCACTCCCTGGTAA
- the LOC113738138 gene encoding uncharacterized protein, which produces MYKNQLQEFAQRSCINLPSYSSIREGPDHAPRFKAKVNCNGEIFESPKFCCTLRQAEHAAAEVALKMLSQRGPSRAVAAKVLDETGVYKNLLQETAHRAGMKLPVYTTVRTGPGYAPVFTCTVELSGMSFSGEPAKTKKQAQKSAAMAAWFSLKEMSHICSSSYHLSDLGRKDEQEQVIVARYLSSLRLPEMSISGQGEKGKLRKEIFRVKGNVIPCGVGSPSFRMKHQNSTYSYLPPEWFLYETCHRGVPQQSHFLALPSTSTSIPRPRFFPFIQSMMLRPDIGSIFWAREQEPIAAVPEPRPLFYLSNNLLPVPDRNDSRVTIEEIEENSPMQEEWLNKDVNPSCWRDNFLSSASGIPTLDVSNHPQSQHSSLEEELLQKETGERQVQSTNGTSKSIWPIKPNKEFSWLPPGFMCNRQSVTEAGEAWLQPQNIKSPGFLWSDVQHLHSKVASCPKDTRHSAGLTTVSGVTGRNGGAFSSASFRPVVSNRSLPVSTPRTAVFTGSTRPRVECKMKHSHPKPCASQMAPAVQIRTVMPVRSSPTRRMPSPSQEGTSSEGEIKRAEVTGKDISTASSEFCRLQI; this is translated from the exons ATGTATAAGAATCAACTGCAGGAATTTGCTCAGCGAAGCTGCATTAACTTGCCATCATACTCCAGCATACGGGAAGGACCGGACCACGCCCCCCGGTTCAAAGCCAAGGTGAACTGCAACGGAGAGATTTTTGAGAGCCCAAAATTCTGTTGTACTTTGAGACAAGCTGAACATGCAGCAGCTGAGGTTGCACTAAAAATGCTGTCACAAAGAGGCCCATCAAGAGCTGTAGCTGCAAAAGTTCTG GATGAAACTGGTGTTTACAAGAATTTACTTCAGGAAACAGCTCATAGAGCAGGAATGAAGCTTCCAGTCTATACTACTGTCCGGACTGGACCAGGATATGCTCCTGTATTTACCTGCACAGTTGAACTTTCTGGGATGAGTTTTTCTGGGGAGCCAGCCAAAACCAAAAAACAAGCTCAAAAGAGTGCCGCAATGGCTGCTTGGTTTTCCTTGAAAGAGA TGTCACACATATGCTCTTCCTCCTACCACTTATCAGATCTTGGCAGAAAGGATGAGCAAGAACAAGTAATTGTTGCTCGTTATCTTTCTAGTTTAAGGTTACCAGAAATGAGCATATCCGGACAGGGAGAAAAGGGCAAACTACGGAAAGAAATATTTCGAGTTAAAGGGAATGTAATTCCATGTGGTGTTGGCAGTCCATCCTTCAGAATGAAGCATCAGAATTCCACCTATTCTTATCTTCCCCCAGAGTGGTTCTTGTACGAGACCTGCCATCGAGGAGTTCCTCAGCAGAGTCACTTCTTGGCTCTTCCTTCTACTTCTACTTCTATCCCAAGACCCAGATTTTTTCCATTCATTCAATCTATGATGCTTAGGCCAGATATTGGTTCAATCTTTTGGGCAAGGGAACAAGAACCTATTGCTGCTGTACCAGAACCTAGGCCTCTTTTCTATTTGTCCAACAATTTGTTGCCAGTTCCAGATAGGAATGATTCCCGTGTTACCATAGAAGAGATAGAAGAAAACAGCCCAATGCAAGAAGAGTGGCTAAATAAGGATGTTAACCCCTCTTGCTGGAGGGACAATTTCCTATCCAGTGCATCTGGGATTCCCACACTAGATGTTTCAAATCATCCTCAATCTCAACATTCCAGTTTAGAAGAAGAGTTGCTACAAAAAGAAACTGGAGAGAGGCAGGTGCAGTCTACCAATGGAACGAGCAAATCCATCTGGCCAATTAAGCCAAATAAAGAATTCAGTTGGTTACCACCTGGATTTATGTGCAACAGACAGAGTGTTACAGAAGCAGGAGAAGCCTGGTTGCAACCCCAGAACATAAAGAGTCCAGGCTTTTTGTGGTCTGATGTTCAACATCTGCACTCTAAGGTGGCTTCTTGTCCAAAAGACACAAGGCATTCAGCAGGCCTTACAACTGTTTCTGGTGTGACAGGACGAAATGGTGGTGCATTTTCCTCTGCCAGCTTCCGACCCGTAGTTTCAAATCGATCTCTACCTGTTTCAACACCCAGGACTGCAGTTTTCACCGGTTCAACCAGACCTCGTGTAGAATGCAAGATGAAGCACTCCCATCCGAAGCCTTGTGCCAGTCAAATGGCACCAGCAGTTCAAATTCGAACAGTAATGCCAGTACGTTCATCTCCTACAAGGAGAATGCCATCTCCTAGCCAGGAAGGGACTTCCTCAGAGGGTGAGATAAAGAGAGCTGAAGTAACGGGGAAGGACATCTCAACTGCAAGCTCAGAATTTTGTAGACTTCAGATATGA